A single genomic interval of Helianthus annuus cultivar XRQ/B chromosome 13, HanXRQr2.0-SUNRISE, whole genome shotgun sequence harbors:
- the LOC110900415 gene encoding uncharacterized protein LOC110900415 has translation MTAKSKFSARITHAKLPPKLKMPTTVKKYDGTTDPDDHMFDFDGAARVEQWPMPAWCFMFAQTLTGAARVWFDALNEGEINDFEELRRLFLQNFSQQRHYSKEITEVHNILRKDGESLDNFIDRFNRESMQISGVVDQLRISGFCHGVRNNQLVEKLRENLPKTMEVLMERARAFARGKNACNPAPESEHKMSSWKRNGGSVFDKTPSGNRGRSHPYSRNDRPQRGRSSGSRFYNLSDLSKTPSDILSAEGANFPAPPKLRNPGDKNSKKYCEYHHARGHNTDDCWSLKQEIEKAVRSGKLSHLVKEVKEGKSSGSATDNPNNQPAICMIRKVNSQGIKRSNHHMAVWMQQPIAFPPITPGEIKDGPIVVSAVIAGHKV, from the coding sequence ATGACTGCTAAGTCCAAATTCAGTGCTCGTATCACGCACGCTAAGCTCCCTCCAAAGCTAAAAATGCCAACCACAGTCAAGAAATACGATGGTACCACTGATCCGGACGATCACATGTTTGATTTCGATGGGGCAGCACGAGTAGAACAATGGCCGATGCCGGCATGGTGTTTCATGTTCGCACAAACATTAACCGGCGCTGCCCGGGTATGGTTTGATGCCCTAAATGAAGGTGAGATTAATGACTTTGAAGAACTCCGAAGATTATTTCTCCAGAACTTTAGCCAACAGAGGCATTACTCCAAAGAAATCACTGAAGTTCATAACATCCTAAGGAAGGATGGGGAATCTTTGGATAATTTCATCGATCGGTTCAACCGAGAAAGCATGCAGATCAGCGGAGTAGTGGACCAGTTAAGGATATCCGGATTCTGCCATGGAGTCCGAAACAACCAGTTGGTCGAAAAGTTACGTGAAAACCTCCCTAAAACAATGGAGGTGCTCATGGAGCGAGCTAGAGCATTTGCACGAGGAAAAAACGCGTGTAATCCGGCACCAGAATCGGAGCACAAGATGTCCTCCTGGAAGAGAAACGGCGGATCAGTGTTCGACAAAACTCCGTCCGGGAATAGGGGACGATCGCACCCTTACAGTAGAAATGATAGACCTCAACGAGGAAGAAGTTCCGGATCAAGGTTTTATAACCTATCAGATCTCTCCAAGACTCCGAGTGATATCCTCAGTGCCGAAGGAGCAAACTTTCCAGCTCCGCCAAAGCTCCGAAATCCAGGCGATAAAAACTCCAAAAAATACTGCGAGTACCATCATGCGCGTGGCCATAATACGGACGATTGTTGGTCCTTGAAGCAAGAGATAGAAAAAGCAGTACGGTCCGGCAAATTATCGCACCTGGTAAAGGAAGTAAAAGAGGGGAAATCTTCGGGAAGTGCAACAGATAATCCGAACAACCAACCAGCAATTTGCATGATTAGGAAAGTAAATAGCCAAGGCATTAAGCGATCCAATCATCATATGGCCGTTTGGATGCAACAACCGATCGCTTTCCCTCCAATAACCCCTGGTGAAATCAAAGACGGACCAATCGTAGTATCTGCAGTAATAGCGGGCCACAAGGTTTGA